From the genome of Candidatus Methanomethylophilaceae archaeon, one region includes:
- the cobA gene encoding uroporphyrinogen-III C-methyltransferase — translation MTGKVYLVGAGPGDLGLLTVKAAELIREADVVVYDALANPELLKMCKEGAELIDAGKRGGDHHMTQSQTNAKLVELAEAGKIVVRLKGGDPFMFGRGAEEAEELRKAGLEVHVVPGISSTISVPELCGIPVTHRDHTPLVTFLTGHEKADRGEDRIDWKALVNGHGTLVILMGMGNAEHISSELIAGGMDPEMPAAIITSGSTPQQRIERTVVSRLKETIDSKGLEAPGIMVIGTVATLHDVLGDLR, via the coding sequence ATGACTGGAAAAGTTTATTTGGTAGGGGCCGGGCCCGGGGATCTGGGGCTGCTGACCGTGAAGGCGGCGGAGCTGATCAGGGAGGCCGATGTCGTCGTCTATGACGCTCTGGCCAACCCCGAGCTTCTGAAGATGTGCAAAGAGGGCGCAGAACTGATCGACGCTGGTAAGAGGGGCGGCGACCACCACATGACCCAGAGCCAGACCAACGCCAAGCTGGTGGAGCTGGCCGAAGCAGGGAAGATCGTCGTGCGCCTCAAGGGCGGCGACCCGTTCATGTTCGGGCGCGGCGCGGAGGAAGCCGAGGAGCTCAGGAAAGCGGGATTGGAGGTCCACGTAGTGCCCGGGATATCATCCACGATATCCGTCCCGGAGCTCTGCGGGATTCCCGTCACGCACAGGGACCACACCCCCTTGGTGACATTCCTCACCGGCCACGAGAAGGCCGACAGGGGCGAGGACCGCATCGACTGGAAAGCCTTGGTGAACGGCCACGGAACCCTGGTCATCCTGATGGGAATGGGCAACGCGGAGCACATCTCCTCGGAGCTCATAGCCGGAGGGATGGACCCTGAGATGCCCGCGGCCATAATCACCAGCGGCTCCACTCCGCAGCAGAGGATCGAGCGCACCGTGGTGTCCAGACTGAAGGAGACCATCGATTCCAAAGGCCTGGAAGCCCCCGGGATCATGGTCATAGGAACCGTCGCCACTCTCCACGACGTCCTCGGCGATCTGAGATGA
- a CDS encoding uroporphyrinogen-III synthase, whose translation MAAPSLRAMPGYDSDYLAAERDLLSGKVSFAVFGSGTAVEFCSKKWGDGRFASLFSRIPAVSIGPHTSDVLAGHGMEAAMMPQDDYSSYGVVAMLSPLVRGKGVLLVRSDSGTDILREGLSDAGAEVIEFPAYRLEKVGMTPELKAIMGALESGGLDAIAFTSPMSASSFREELEAEYGADKADGMLSSVDRAAIGRPTSERLKQLGHPPQIVPEKTTFRDMLLAIREFEERKRGF comes from the coding sequence ATGGCGGCCCCCTCCCTCAGGGCCATGCCGGGATACGATTCGGATTATCTTGCAGCGGAGAGGGATCTGCTGTCCGGGAAGGTGTCCTTCGCCGTCTTCGGCTCGGGGACGGCGGTGGAATTCTGCTCCAAAAAATGGGGGGACGGGAGGTTCGCGTCCCTCTTCTCCCGCATCCCTGCGGTATCCATCGGGCCGCACACATCCGATGTTCTGGCCGGGCATGGGATGGAGGCCGCCATGATGCCGCAGGACGATTACAGTTCCTACGGCGTAGTCGCGATGCTTTCCCCGCTCGTCCGCGGCAAGGGCGTCTTGCTGGTGAGATCCGATTCCGGCACCGACATCCTGAGGGAAGGCCTTTCAGACGCCGGGGCTGAGGTCATCGAGTTCCCGGCTTACCGCCTCGAGAAGGTCGGGATGACCCCCGAGCTGAAAGCCATCATGGGCGCTCTGGAATCTGGTGGGCTGGATGCGATCGCGTTCACCAGCCCCATGTCTGCCTCGTCGTTCAGGGAGGAGCTGGAGGCCGAGTACGGCGCAGATAAAGCGGACGGAATGCTTTCATCCGTGGACAGAGCCGCCATCGGCAGGCCCACGTCCGAGAGGCTCAAGCAGCTGGGCCACCCGCCGCAGATAGTCCCGGAGAAGACCACTTTCAGGGACATGCT